A genomic stretch from Chelmon rostratus isolate fCheRos1 chromosome 14, fCheRos1.pri, whole genome shotgun sequence includes:
- the ssh2b gene encoding protein phosphatase Slingshot homolog 2b isoform X1: protein MPPGVVTAPRSSSAGCFCACCGVKLRPYFTENSVISQGEIYQLISESFLTVKGAALFLPRGNGSSPSSASRFSQLRSKHAGDIQQHLQTMFTLLRPEDNIKLAVRLESAHTQITRYMVVVSTNGRQDTEESLVLGMDFSPVDSSCSVGLVLPLWSDTLIHLDGDGGFSVSTDNRVHVFKPVSVQAMWSALQSLHKACEVARCHNYFPGSLFLTWVSYYQSRVSSDQVRINEWNAMQDVQSHRADSPVLFSDIPTERELTERQIKTSLREIMMQKDLENVTCKEIRTELEMHMTCNLREFKEFIDNEMITILGQMDSPTEIFDHVFLGSEWNASNLEELQNSGVQYILNVTREIDNFFPGVFEYHNIRVYDEEATDLLAYWNDTYKFISRAKKAGSKCLVHCKMGISRSAATVIAYAMKEYGWDLKKAFDYVKERRTVTKPNPSFMRQLEEYQGILLASRQRHNKLWRSHSDSDLSDHHEPLSKSYAQPHSLGHSDPHNQASGTSVRGPSVKELLESLGTGKPAHSTSQPDTGIQSNQLSSSSSEGVTALSGDPKARSLEAPSPSAVVQISQLDSPCSESTAGSVSQLSPPLSNGLCDSEEKPPLSQPKAATVVPELQKTDMVTVAQSVLVGQPHPPPSFHHLPLSPAPSPTPACMDEVIKPQSCSLPVIKQMLVSVPEPVTTQTPSTQQAEPQCLSAPVPVKKPDCDQQLCGSSVDGLTAHPPSTSDFISYPSAIPPNNEVLFGHSADHINFFSAREKFKGMSQDGKSCQLKSCGKEQHLPLQEVSTSEGKEEEKKKEMAVPVQVTGLKPAVHTEASPLSPLSQPEPQGSQDQDLRKSGQEIEDRDVLSQKDAESVKEEVKNKEEEEEEAAPAGLYSDWTRGSVRRVTRQLEQRMKQEHETPSPSSSPPSLSGSSSCSLRRPPSVHPGTASNPQNASVCLQVSVVNSVQEEQEEEDDGKVGPVRRESGDVVEMEALGNNDGSTKGHKLQPADIRLLSTSSFHRSANSPFASVNFLCLEGVTELESGTDWDCSTEGPQSDIVMRETWKTLCELGAFLQEVSMGGACKTRCLDQVFGSSTRTAQKRGSSVQKRVREVEARIRQAGLTPPSLMKRSASLAKLGCLELLANDLSKWELSRSSLAPSSAEPLIHTVNDESKKQRVHSSPSSAGQQPQVHGTGAERLYEAGETSPPPPSNQSPHGGQLPNSDQDSLCFPGPTLMTARQQYGRTHPLRRLKKRTASTLYHTM, encoded by the exons CATCAGTGAAAGTTTCCTGACAGTTAAAGGAGCTGCTCTCTTCTTACCTCGAGGAAATGgctcctccccttcctctgcctctcgcTTCTCCCAGCTGCGCAGCAAACATGCAG GAGACATCCAGCAGCATCTTCAAACCATGTTCACTCTCCTCAGACCAGAGGACAACATCAAACTG GCGGTGCGACTGGAGAGCGCCCACACTCAGATCACCCGCTACATGGTGGTGGTGTCAACCAATGGTCGTCAGGACACGGAGGAGAGCCTGGTGCTGGGAATGGATTTCAGTCCTGTAGATAG CTCATGTTCTGTAGGGCTGGTTTTGCCGTTATGGAGCGACACGTTGATACATCTGGACGGCGATGG GGGTTTCAGCGTGTCAACCGATAACAGAGTGCATGTATTCAAGCCCGTTTCTGTGCAGGCCATGTG GTCAGCTCTCCAGTCACTCCATAAAGCATGCGAGGTGGCTCGTTGTCACAACTACTTCCCTGGCAGCTTGTTCCTCACCTGGGTCAGCTACTATCAAAGCAGGGTCTCCTCAGACCAGGTACGCATCAACGAGTGGAACGCCATGCAGGACGTGCAGTCACACCGTGCCGATTCGCCCGTGCTCTTCTCTGACAT ACCCACAGAAAGAGAGCTGACTGAGCGTCAGATCAAAACCAGTTTGAGGGAGATCATGATGCAGAAAGACCTTGAGAATGTCACCTGCAAAGAG ATACGAACAGAGCTGGAAATGCACATGACGTGCAACCTGCGAGAGTTTAAGGAGTTCATCGACAATGAGATGATTACCATTCTGGGCCAGATGGACAGTCCTACGGAAATCTTTGACCACGTCTTCTTG GGATCTGAGTGGAATGCATCCAATTTGGAGGAGTTGCAGAACAGCGG GGTTCAGTACATCCTGAATGTAACGAGGGAGATTGATAACTTCTTCCCTGGTGTGTTTGAGTACCACAACATCCGTGTTTACGATGAGGAGGCCACTGATCTACTTGCTTATTGGAATGACACCTACAAGTTTATATCGAGAGCCAA GAAAGCCGGATCCAAGTGCCTGGTGCACTGTAAAATGGGTATAAGTCgctctgcagccacagtgatCGCTTACGCTATGAAGGAGTACGGCTGGGATTTGAAGAAGGCCTTTGATTATGTCAAGGAGCGCCGGACTGTGACCAAGCCGAACCCGTCTTTTATGAGACAGCTGGAGGAGTATCAGGGTATACTGCTGGCCAG CAGGCAGAGGCACAACAAACTGTGGCGTTCTCACTCTGACAGCGACCTCTCTGACCACCATGAGCCTCTGTCTAAATCTTACGCCCAACCACACAGCCTGGGTCATTCCGACCCCCATAACCAGGCCAGCGGCACGTCTGTCCGTGGTCCGTCTGTGAAAGAGCTGCTGGAATCACTGGGCACTGGCAAACCAGCACACTCCACCAGCCAGCCTGATACTGGCATCCAGTCCAATCAGCTCAgctcttcatcctctgaggGGGTGACAGCTCTATCAGGCGATCCTAAAGCCCGAAGCCTCGAGGCCCCTTCTCCTTCTGCTGTAGTCCAGATCAGCCAGTTGGACTCCCCTTGTTCCGAGTCCACAGCCGGCTCTGTGTCTCAGTTATCTCCCCCGCTCTCCAACGGCTTATGTGACTCTGAGGAGAAGCCTCCTCTCTCCCAGCCAAAGGCCGCCACTGTGGTGCCTGAGCTTCAAAAGACAGACATGGTGACTGTAGCACAGAGTGTTTTAGTGGGCCAGCCTCACCCGCCTCCATCCTTtcaccacctccctctctcccctgctccATCCCCTACTCCAGCCTGCATGGATGAGGTTATCAAACCACAGTCCTGCTCTCTGCCTGTGATAAAACAGATGCTCGTGTCAGTGCCTGAGCCCgtgacaacacaaacaccaagCACACAACAGGCTGAACCCCAGTGTCTGTCTGCACCAGTGCCTGTCAAAAAACCAGACTGTGACCAGCAGCTGTGTGGCTCGTCCGTGGACGGTTTAACAGCTCATCCTCCCTCCACTAGTGATTTTATCAGCTACCCCAGTGCCATTCCACCAAACAACGAAGTGTTGTTTGGCCACAGTGCAGATCACATAAACTTTTTCAGTGCCAGGGAAAAGTTCAAGGGAATGAGTCAAGATGGTAAAAGTTGCCAGCTGAAGAGTTGTGGCAAAGAGCAGCATCTACCGCTGCAGGAGGTCTCCACCAgtgaggggaaggaggaggagaaaaaaaag GAAATGGCCGTCCCTGTGCAGGTCACAGGACTGAAGCCTGCAGTGCACACAGAGGCTTCACCTCTTAGCCCTCTTAGCCAACCGGAGCCTCAGGGCTCCCAGGACCAGGATTTGAGGAAGTCAGGGCAGGAAATAGAGGATAGAGATGTTTTATCACAGAAGGATGCTGAGAGTGttaaagaggaagtgaaaaacaaagaagaagaggaggaggaggcggctcCTGCTGGTCTCTACAGCGACTGGACGCGGGGGTCCGTGAGGCGTGTCACACGGCAGCTGGAGCAAAGAATGAAACAGGAGCACGAGACTCCGTCACCCTCCTCatctccaccctccctctccgGCAGCTCCTCTTGCTCTCTGCGGCGTCCACCGAGCGTCCACCCCGGGACAGCTTCCAATCCCCAGAATGCATCAGTTTGCTTGCAGGTGTCAGTAGTTAACAGCGtgcaggaagagcaggaggaggaggatgatgggaagGTTGGACCAGTTAGAAGGGAGAGTGGTGATGTAGTTGAGATGGAGGCACTAGGAAATAACGATGGAAGCACAAAAGGACACAAACTCCAGCCTGCTGATATTAGATTGCTCTCTACCTCTTCTTTCCACCGCTCCGCCAATTCTCCCTTTGCCTCTGTGAACTTCCTGTGTTTGGAGGGCGTGACAGAGCTCGAGTCAGGCACAGACTGGGACTGCTCCACAGAGGGACCCCAGAGTGACATTGTCATGAGGGAGACATGGAAGACTCTATGCGAGCTGGGTGCCTTCCTGCAGGAGGTGAGCATGGGCGGAGCCTGCAAGACCAGGTGTTTGGACCAAGTTTTTGGCTCCAGCACTAGAACTGCTCAGAAGCGAGGTAGCAGTGTCCAGAAGAGGGTCAGAGAGGTGGAGGCCAGGATTCGCCAGGCAGGACTGACCCCTCCATCCCTGATGAAGCGTTCGGCCTCTCTGGCCAAACTGGGCTGTCTTGAGCTGCTCGCCAATGACCTGAGCAAGTGGGAGCTCAGCCGATCCTCTTTGGCTCCGTCCTCAGCAGAACCTCTGATCCACACAGTAAACGACGAGTCCAAGAAGCAGCGGGTCCACAGTTCTCCCTCCTCAGCAGGCCAGCAGCCACAAGTCCATGGCACTGGTGCGGAGAGGCTATATGAAGCTGGAGAAACCTCACCACCTCCGCCATCAAATCAGAGTCCACATGGGGGACAACTCCCCAACTCCGACCAAgactctctgtgttttcctgggCCGACACTTATGACAGCGAGGCAGCAATATGGAAGGACTCATCCCCTGAGACGGCTTAAGAAAAGAACTGCTAGTACCCTTTACCACACCATGTAA
- the ssh2b gene encoding protein phosphatase Slingshot homolog 2b isoform X2 encodes MALVTVQRSPTPSTSSSPCVSESGSGEDDRRSQPRSISESFLTVKGAALFLPRGNGSSPSSASRFSQLRSKHAGDIQQHLQTMFTLLRPEDNIKLAVRLESAHTQITRYMVVVSTNGRQDTEESLVLGMDFSPVDSSCSVGLVLPLWSDTLIHLDGDGGFSVSTDNRVHVFKPVSVQAMWSALQSLHKACEVARCHNYFPGSLFLTWVSYYQSRVSSDQVRINEWNAMQDVQSHRADSPVLFSDIPTERELTERQIKTSLREIMMQKDLENVTCKEIRTELEMHMTCNLREFKEFIDNEMITILGQMDSPTEIFDHVFLGSEWNASNLEELQNSGVQYILNVTREIDNFFPGVFEYHNIRVYDEEATDLLAYWNDTYKFISRAKKAGSKCLVHCKMGISRSAATVIAYAMKEYGWDLKKAFDYVKERRTVTKPNPSFMRQLEEYQGILLASRQRHNKLWRSHSDSDLSDHHEPLSKSYAQPHSLGHSDPHNQASGTSVRGPSVKELLESLGTGKPAHSTSQPDTGIQSNQLSSSSSEGVTALSGDPKARSLEAPSPSAVVQISQLDSPCSESTAGSVSQLSPPLSNGLCDSEEKPPLSQPKAATVVPELQKTDMVTVAQSVLVGQPHPPPSFHHLPLSPAPSPTPACMDEVIKPQSCSLPVIKQMLVSVPEPVTTQTPSTQQAEPQCLSAPVPVKKPDCDQQLCGSSVDGLTAHPPSTSDFISYPSAIPPNNEVLFGHSADHINFFSAREKFKGMSQDGKSCQLKSCGKEQHLPLQEVSTSEGKEEEKKKEMAVPVQVTGLKPAVHTEASPLSPLSQPEPQGSQDQDLRKSGQEIEDRDVLSQKDAESVKEEVKNKEEEEEEAAPAGLYSDWTRGSVRRVTRQLEQRMKQEHETPSPSSSPPSLSGSSSCSLRRPPSVHPGTASNPQNASVCLQVSVVNSVQEEQEEEDDGKVGPVRRESGDVVEMEALGNNDGSTKGHKLQPADIRLLSTSSFHRSANSPFASVNFLCLEGVTELESGTDWDCSTEGPQSDIVMRETWKTLCELGAFLQEVSMGGACKTRCLDQVFGSSTRTAQKRGSSVQKRVREVEARIRQAGLTPPSLMKRSASLAKLGCLELLANDLSKWELSRSSLAPSSAEPLIHTVNDESKKQRVHSSPSSAGQQPQVHGTGAERLYEAGETSPPPPSNQSPHGGQLPNSDQDSLCFPGPTLMTARQQYGRTHPLRRLKKRTASTLYHTM; translated from the exons CATCAGTGAAAGTTTCCTGACAGTTAAAGGAGCTGCTCTCTTCTTACCTCGAGGAAATGgctcctccccttcctctgcctctcgcTTCTCCCAGCTGCGCAGCAAACATGCAG GAGACATCCAGCAGCATCTTCAAACCATGTTCACTCTCCTCAGACCAGAGGACAACATCAAACTG GCGGTGCGACTGGAGAGCGCCCACACTCAGATCACCCGCTACATGGTGGTGGTGTCAACCAATGGTCGTCAGGACACGGAGGAGAGCCTGGTGCTGGGAATGGATTTCAGTCCTGTAGATAG CTCATGTTCTGTAGGGCTGGTTTTGCCGTTATGGAGCGACACGTTGATACATCTGGACGGCGATGG GGGTTTCAGCGTGTCAACCGATAACAGAGTGCATGTATTCAAGCCCGTTTCTGTGCAGGCCATGTG GTCAGCTCTCCAGTCACTCCATAAAGCATGCGAGGTGGCTCGTTGTCACAACTACTTCCCTGGCAGCTTGTTCCTCACCTGGGTCAGCTACTATCAAAGCAGGGTCTCCTCAGACCAGGTACGCATCAACGAGTGGAACGCCATGCAGGACGTGCAGTCACACCGTGCCGATTCGCCCGTGCTCTTCTCTGACAT ACCCACAGAAAGAGAGCTGACTGAGCGTCAGATCAAAACCAGTTTGAGGGAGATCATGATGCAGAAAGACCTTGAGAATGTCACCTGCAAAGAG ATACGAACAGAGCTGGAAATGCACATGACGTGCAACCTGCGAGAGTTTAAGGAGTTCATCGACAATGAGATGATTACCATTCTGGGCCAGATGGACAGTCCTACGGAAATCTTTGACCACGTCTTCTTG GGATCTGAGTGGAATGCATCCAATTTGGAGGAGTTGCAGAACAGCGG GGTTCAGTACATCCTGAATGTAACGAGGGAGATTGATAACTTCTTCCCTGGTGTGTTTGAGTACCACAACATCCGTGTTTACGATGAGGAGGCCACTGATCTACTTGCTTATTGGAATGACACCTACAAGTTTATATCGAGAGCCAA GAAAGCCGGATCCAAGTGCCTGGTGCACTGTAAAATGGGTATAAGTCgctctgcagccacagtgatCGCTTACGCTATGAAGGAGTACGGCTGGGATTTGAAGAAGGCCTTTGATTATGTCAAGGAGCGCCGGACTGTGACCAAGCCGAACCCGTCTTTTATGAGACAGCTGGAGGAGTATCAGGGTATACTGCTGGCCAG CAGGCAGAGGCACAACAAACTGTGGCGTTCTCACTCTGACAGCGACCTCTCTGACCACCATGAGCCTCTGTCTAAATCTTACGCCCAACCACACAGCCTGGGTCATTCCGACCCCCATAACCAGGCCAGCGGCACGTCTGTCCGTGGTCCGTCTGTGAAAGAGCTGCTGGAATCACTGGGCACTGGCAAACCAGCACACTCCACCAGCCAGCCTGATACTGGCATCCAGTCCAATCAGCTCAgctcttcatcctctgaggGGGTGACAGCTCTATCAGGCGATCCTAAAGCCCGAAGCCTCGAGGCCCCTTCTCCTTCTGCTGTAGTCCAGATCAGCCAGTTGGACTCCCCTTGTTCCGAGTCCACAGCCGGCTCTGTGTCTCAGTTATCTCCCCCGCTCTCCAACGGCTTATGTGACTCTGAGGAGAAGCCTCCTCTCTCCCAGCCAAAGGCCGCCACTGTGGTGCCTGAGCTTCAAAAGACAGACATGGTGACTGTAGCACAGAGTGTTTTAGTGGGCCAGCCTCACCCGCCTCCATCCTTtcaccacctccctctctcccctgctccATCCCCTACTCCAGCCTGCATGGATGAGGTTATCAAACCACAGTCCTGCTCTCTGCCTGTGATAAAACAGATGCTCGTGTCAGTGCCTGAGCCCgtgacaacacaaacaccaagCACACAACAGGCTGAACCCCAGTGTCTGTCTGCACCAGTGCCTGTCAAAAAACCAGACTGTGACCAGCAGCTGTGTGGCTCGTCCGTGGACGGTTTAACAGCTCATCCTCCCTCCACTAGTGATTTTATCAGCTACCCCAGTGCCATTCCACCAAACAACGAAGTGTTGTTTGGCCACAGTGCAGATCACATAAACTTTTTCAGTGCCAGGGAAAAGTTCAAGGGAATGAGTCAAGATGGTAAAAGTTGCCAGCTGAAGAGTTGTGGCAAAGAGCAGCATCTACCGCTGCAGGAGGTCTCCACCAgtgaggggaaggaggaggagaaaaaaaag GAAATGGCCGTCCCTGTGCAGGTCACAGGACTGAAGCCTGCAGTGCACACAGAGGCTTCACCTCTTAGCCCTCTTAGCCAACCGGAGCCTCAGGGCTCCCAGGACCAGGATTTGAGGAAGTCAGGGCAGGAAATAGAGGATAGAGATGTTTTATCACAGAAGGATGCTGAGAGTGttaaagaggaagtgaaaaacaaagaagaagaggaggaggaggcggctcCTGCTGGTCTCTACAGCGACTGGACGCGGGGGTCCGTGAGGCGTGTCACACGGCAGCTGGAGCAAAGAATGAAACAGGAGCACGAGACTCCGTCACCCTCCTCatctccaccctccctctccgGCAGCTCCTCTTGCTCTCTGCGGCGTCCACCGAGCGTCCACCCCGGGACAGCTTCCAATCCCCAGAATGCATCAGTTTGCTTGCAGGTGTCAGTAGTTAACAGCGtgcaggaagagcaggaggaggaggatgatgggaagGTTGGACCAGTTAGAAGGGAGAGTGGTGATGTAGTTGAGATGGAGGCACTAGGAAATAACGATGGAAGCACAAAAGGACACAAACTCCAGCCTGCTGATATTAGATTGCTCTCTACCTCTTCTTTCCACCGCTCCGCCAATTCTCCCTTTGCCTCTGTGAACTTCCTGTGTTTGGAGGGCGTGACAGAGCTCGAGTCAGGCACAGACTGGGACTGCTCCACAGAGGGACCCCAGAGTGACATTGTCATGAGGGAGACATGGAAGACTCTATGCGAGCTGGGTGCCTTCCTGCAGGAGGTGAGCATGGGCGGAGCCTGCAAGACCAGGTGTTTGGACCAAGTTTTTGGCTCCAGCACTAGAACTGCTCAGAAGCGAGGTAGCAGTGTCCAGAAGAGGGTCAGAGAGGTGGAGGCCAGGATTCGCCAGGCAGGACTGACCCCTCCATCCCTGATGAAGCGTTCGGCCTCTCTGGCCAAACTGGGCTGTCTTGAGCTGCTCGCCAATGACCTGAGCAAGTGGGAGCTCAGCCGATCCTCTTTGGCTCCGTCCTCAGCAGAACCTCTGATCCACACAGTAAACGACGAGTCCAAGAAGCAGCGGGTCCACAGTTCTCCCTCCTCAGCAGGCCAGCAGCCACAAGTCCATGGCACTGGTGCGGAGAGGCTATATGAAGCTGGAGAAACCTCACCACCTCCGCCATCAAATCAGAGTCCACATGGGGGACAACTCCCCAACTCCGACCAAgactctctgtgttttcctgggCCGACACTTATGACAGCGAGGCAGCAATATGGAAGGACTCATCCCCTGAGACGGCTTAAGAAAAGAACTGCTAGTACCCTTTACCACACCATGTAA